In the genome of Armatimonadota bacterium, one region contains:
- a CDS encoding F0F1 ATP synthase subunit alpha has product MAIKPEEITSILEQELKAFEKKVDVEHVGTVLQVADGVARVYGLPDCKVGEMLEFPGGVIGLALNLEEDSIGAVLIGDDTEIKEGDPVKETGRIIEIPVGKALLGRVVNALGQPVDEQGVIAATEKKLIETNAPGVVDRQPVSEPLQTGIKAIDAMIPIGRGQRELIIGDRQTGKTAIAVDAILNQKYTHEPGESPVYCIYVAIGQKMANVARVVETLRENGALEYTCVVVASAADSNAMQYLAPFAGASIGEWFRDNGMHALVVYDDLSKHAVAYRAMSLLLRRPPGREAYPGDVFYLHSRLLERAAKLSDENGAGSLTALPVIETQSGDVSAYIPTNVISITDGQIYLEPDLFFAGVRPAINVGISVSRVGGNAQIKAMKQVAGKLKLEMAQFREVQAFAQFASDLDRATQLQLMRGQRLTELLKQGLASPYSVTDQIIAVYSGTSGIMDEVPNDQVGAFEKVILAYVKEKYPDVVEEISATKAISEGAMAKLDSAFKEALASFQKA; this is encoded by the coding sequence ATGGCGATCAAACCAGAAGAAATCACGTCGATCCTCGAGCAGGAACTGAAGGCCTTCGAGAAGAAGGTCGACGTCGAGCACGTCGGCACCGTCCTGCAAGTCGCAGACGGCGTCGCGCGCGTCTACGGGCTGCCCGACTGCAAGGTCGGCGAAATGCTCGAGTTCCCGGGCGGCGTCATCGGCCTTGCCTTGAACCTCGAAGAGGATTCGATCGGCGCGGTCTTGATCGGCGATGACACGGAGATCAAGGAAGGCGACCCGGTCAAAGAAACGGGCCGCATCATCGAGATCCCGGTCGGCAAGGCCCTGTTGGGCCGGGTCGTCAACGCTCTCGGCCAACCCGTCGACGAGCAAGGCGTGATCGCTGCGACCGAGAAGAAGCTGATCGAAACGAACGCTCCGGGCGTCGTCGACCGCCAACCGGTCAGCGAGCCGCTTCAAACCGGCATCAAGGCCATCGACGCCATGATCCCGATCGGCCGAGGACAGCGCGAGCTCATTATCGGTGACCGCCAAACGGGCAAGACCGCCATCGCCGTCGACGCGATCCTGAACCAGAAGTACACCCACGAGCCGGGCGAGTCCCCGGTCTACTGCATCTACGTCGCGATCGGCCAAAAGATGGCGAACGTCGCCCGCGTCGTCGAGACGCTCCGAGAGAACGGCGCCCTCGAGTACACCTGCGTGGTCGTCGCGTCGGCCGCCGACTCGAACGCGATGCAGTACCTGGCCCCGTTCGCGGGCGCCTCGATCGGCGAGTGGTTCCGCGACAACGGGATGCACGCTTTGGTGGTCTACGACGACCTGTCCAAGCACGCCGTCGCCTACCGTGCGATGTCGCTGCTCCTTCGGCGGCCCCCGGGACGCGAAGCTTATCCCGGCGACGTCTTCTACCTTCACTCGCGCCTCCTCGAGCGCGCGGCCAAGCTGAGCGACGAGAACGGTGCCGGATCGTTGACCGCGCTCCCCGTCATCGAAACGCAGTCGGGCGACGTTTCGGCGTACATCCCGACCAACGTCATCTCGATCACGGACGGTCAGATCTATCTGGAACCCGACCTCTTCTTTGCGGGCGTCCGACCGGCGATCAACGTCGGTATCTCGGTCAGCCGCGTCGGGGGCAACGCCCAGATCAAGGCGATGAAGCAGGTCGCGGGCAAGTTGAAGCTCGAAATGGCGCAGTTCCGCGAAGTGCAGGCGTTCGCCCAGTTCGCAAGCGACCTGGACCGTGCGACACAGCTCCAGTTGATGCGCGGCCAGCGCTTGACCGAACTGCTCAAACAGGGCCTGGCTTCGCCGTACAGCGTCACCGACCAGATCATCGCCGTCTATTCCGGTACGTCCGGCATCATGGACGAGGTCCCGAACGATCAGGTCGGTGCCTTTGAAAAGGTGATCTTGGCCTACGTCAAGGAGAAGTATCCGGACGTGGTCGAGGAGATTTCCGCGACAAAGGCGATCTCGGAAGGAGCGATGGCCAAGCTCGACAGCGCGTTCAAGGAGGCGCTGGCCTCGTTCCAGAAGGCCTAG
- the atpG gene encoding ATP synthase F1 subunit gamma, producing the protein MATLKQIRQRIRTSKNIQQITRAMKLVAAARLNRAKMRVEEARPYSEKMREFMQSVGGAGELPNHPLLEKRPVKRTLLLLITAERGLAGSYNTLLIRRAGDFLRGVEGDVSILGVGKKGTTFFGKRGYDVVDTITVPTAGAGLNDAQAVTERIRALYESGEYDAVFVCYSKFYSPIRQVPQVVQLLPIEPPQSDDADAETSHGTGEFKFEPAADELLGYLLPKYLLTVIYQAMLESSASEHGARMTAMTSATDNAGKMIAGLTLAANRSRQAGITKEILEIVGGAEALKA; encoded by the coding sequence ATGGCCACCCTCAAGCAGATCCGTCAACGCATCCGGACCAGCAAGAACATCCAGCAGATCACGCGTGCGATGAAGCTGGTCGCCGCCGCGCGGTTGAACCGCGCGAAGATGCGCGTCGAGGAAGCGAGGCCGTACAGCGAGAAGATGCGCGAGTTCATGCAGTCGGTCGGAGGGGCCGGCGAACTGCCCAACCACCCCCTGCTCGAGAAGCGCCCGGTCAAGCGGACCTTACTGCTCTTGATCACGGCGGAAAGAGGCTTGGCAGGATCCTATAACACGCTCTTGATCCGTCGGGCGGGCGACTTCCTCAGAGGCGTCGAAGGAGACGTCAGCATTCTTGGCGTGGGCAAGAAGGGCACGACCTTCTTCGGAAAGAGGGGCTACGATGTCGTCGACACGATCACCGTTCCGACCGCCGGCGCCGGACTGAACGACGCCCAGGCCGTCACTGAACGGATCCGGGCCCTCTACGAGTCCGGCGAGTACGACGCCGTGTTCGTCTGTTACTCCAAGTTCTACTCGCCGATCCGGCAAGTGCCGCAGGTCGTCCAGTTGCTTCCGATCGAGCCGCCCCAGAGCGACGACGCGGACGCCGAAACCTCCCACGGAACGGGCGAATTCAAGTTCGAGCCTGCAGCGGACGAACTGCTCGGATACCTTTTGCCCAAGTACCTGCTGACGGTCATTTACCAAGCGATGCTGGAATCGTCCGCGTCCGAACACGGTGCTCGCATGACGGCGATGACGTCGGCGACCGACAACGCGGGCAAGATGATCGCAGGTCTGACTCTAGCCGCCAACCGGTCCCGCCAAGCCGGCATCACGAAAGAAATCCTCGAGATCGTCGGTGGCGCGGAAGCGCTCAAGGCTTAA